cagctcctccaacAGCGGATCTTCGCCGGCGCTCCGGCTCCCACAGGAGGACTTGCCGCTGCACACGTGCCGGTTCGAGCTGGAGCTCACCAGccccgcctcgtcgtcgctgtggtgatggtggtgctgcacATAGCTGCCCTGATGGTGACGACTGTGTCCCTCACGTGGCGTGTGGAcggcagcagtagcagcactAGACGCGGAAGGCTTTATGGGGGCACTCGCCACAGCTCCTGCAGACGAGGAAACTGACATCACACTGGctggcagcgcgcgctgtgGCGAGGTTGAAGTGCTCTGCGAACGTGACACCACCACTTCCTTGTCGATGTCCGGCGCGCGCAGGTACGCGGGGTTCGCGCCCATGGAAATCTTCTCCTCATCCGACAAGAAATGAGCGGCGAAGCGGACCGACGTgttgcgcagcacctgcaaCATGTCCTCCACCTCACTCAGTATggtctcctgcagcgcgatgtgctgcgcggcggcggcagggaTCGGGATGCCGTCTGGAATGTTGTCACGTCGGCGGAGGCACCACTCGTCTCGCACGTCCGAGAGGATTTCAgggcgcagctgcatcgcTGTCCGCCACACCGGCCGCAGTTGCGTGTGCATGGTTGCGTGCAGTGACTCGACGTTGTTGTGGAACTCTGCGTAGCTGCGAACCGCCTCTTCCCGCACACAGGCCGCATCCTCGAAAGTCTCAATGCTgctctgcaccgcctcctc
Above is a window of Leishmania major strain Friedlin complete genome, chromosome 1 DNA encoding:
- a CDS encoding conserved hypothetical protein (previous protein_id=AAC24624.1), giving the protein MALTQSSGEPLRSMQGGVGGVSYADGAGQAPEHINRASATPVLTEEAVQSSIETFEDAACVREEAVRSYAEFHNNVESLHATMHTQLRPVWRTAMQLRPEILSDVRDEWCLRRRDNIPDGIPIPAAAAQHIALQETILSEVEDMLQVLRNTSVRFAAHFLSDEEKISMGANPAYLRAPDIDKEVVVSRSQSTSTSPQRALPASVMSVSSSAGAVASAPIKPSASSAATAAVHTPREGHSRHHQGSYVQHHHHHSDDEAGLVSSSSNRHVCSGKSSCGSRSAGEDPLLEELRKQYQLRIRELKAQSEAGASRRSEHGASQSAAAPPPRRGNRARVAASRSLSLPSWASSASASVLTSSSSTVSRR